From the genome of Ovis aries strain OAR_USU_Benz2616 breed Rambouillet chromosome 5, ARS-UI_Ramb_v3.0, whole genome shotgun sequence:
actaaaCAAAGCCCAAgtgtagcagtgaagacccagcacaggcaaaaataaacagataaatagttttggggtttttttttttaatgagaagaaaaggaattCCCATCTCACCAAGCATGTAGAATGGGGCTGGGCCAGCAGCCTGTCTGCTGGGTGCACCAGGCCGCCTGGTCCCATGGGTTCCTCTCCAGCCACACCCACTGTGGGCGCATGCACAGCCACTCACCCTCAGTCTGGGGCAAGTCCATAGAACCTGCATGGATTCCCAAAGTGTCAGAGGGCCTGGGGTCTTCCAGAACTCTCAGCACAGCCCTTCTCACTAGACACAGTGGGGACAGAGTGCTAGGAAGAGGGACTAGGCATCCCCGAGGCTGCAGGCTTCTTCTCCACCCCCCAGCTAAGTGAGAGGCCTCCTGGGGCAGCAGGTGGCCACAGGGGCCCTGgagcaggggagagagaaaaCAAGCTGTCGTCCCAGCCTCGAGTTCCCATTTCAACCACCTCTCCCAGCATCCCACAGGTCCAGCTCTGGCTGCCAAACACCCTGGGGGGTTTTCTGCGTGGCCAAGAGGTGCTGTGGGCTGGTCGGCGACCCCTGGGGTTGTGGTCTCCACGTTTGCACAAGACCTTGCACAAGACACTGGGTTTCTGTCATTTCCTCATTAGCGTGTGGATTTGGGTCCCCGCCCAGGTCGGGGAACCGACTAGGGTGACCTGTGTCAGGTCCTTTGCTGTACATCCCAGGAGCAGGACAGAGAGCAGTGGCTGTTGCCTGCTCCCCCTTCCCCTGTGCCCCTCAGCCATCAGGCCTTCCTGGAAGAGCCGGGGAGGCTTTGGCCAGGGAGCAGTGAGGAAACCCATGGGCTTGGCCTCCCTTCTGCACTGGACATTTGCAGCTGGCACCCCTGTGGTCTCACTCCCCTTTCCGTGGCCATGGCCGGCTTGCTGAAGGGGACTCAGGCCCCAGAGCTGCGAGTCCACTCAGGTACACTCTCTGGTGCTCCGGCTGTGAGCTCGACCTCTAGCCTGTGGAGCACTGGCCTCTGTGGCTCTGCTCCGCCTGCTGCTACCTGGCAGCCTCAGGAAGGTTGAGTCTTGTTGTCCAGCCAGGGCCTGGGTTTCAGGAAGCTCAGCTGCCTGGGAACATGGTGGCAGCCTTTCCGCTTCTTGAGTCCCTGAAGCAGTGGGAGTCCCTGCCTTGGGCCCACGGGTCGCCTCTGGCTGTGGTCTGGCCTCTTTCCTGCAGACACGAGTGAGCACCTGCTCACCAGGAGCCTGGGAAGTGGTTTGTTTCCCAGCCTGCTGCTCTGGTGTCCCGAGGCCCTGGCCTGGCAATGGCTCAGAGCAGCTCACCTCTCCCCTGTGCTGTCCCCAGGATGGCGGCTCCCTGGACCAGGTGTTGAAAGAAGCCAAGAGAATCCCCGAAGAGATCCTGGGCAAGGTCAGCATCGCGGTAAGTGTGTAGGCACGTGCCTGGCTCTGCACTCTCGGGGTTCATTACTGCTCCGCCCCACTTCCAGGTGATCAGGCTTCAAGGAGCCCCTGGAAGCCAGTGGTGGGCATCAGTGTGGCCCCCTTCAAAGAGGCAGAAGTGCCATTGCCAGCCTCCACCGGCTGTGTGCCTTAGTGGGCCAGGCCCCTTTGCCCATGCAGTGGGGTAACGCTCCCCAGCCCATACAGCCCTTGGGCAGGGGGAGGAGACGCTGTGACCCGAGACACGTGGTGTCCCATGGTGCTGTCATCGTTGACTGTGGCCTCGCTGACTCAGTGAAACAGCCTCTCCATCCTTCACCCTGTCAGCCTGGGAAGCCTGAGCACAGTCCCAACGGTGAACGGCTTAACAGAGGGTGCCCCTGGGGCTGGGGTGACCTCCAGGGCAGGAGGCTGGCCGGACAGTTATAACCTCAGGCCTTGTCTCAGCTCTCAGGGATCCCACCCCCTCCTCAGACGAGGAGAAAACATTGCCCACATCACAGGCGGGGGGCTTTGTGAGAGTCAATGAGGTGGGTGACTGTTCCCACCCCGAGGATGTGGTGACTGTCTCGTGGCCACTGTGGCCTGGCCCTGGGGACAGTCCCCCTGATGGCACCCTATGGCCCCCCTGCAGGTTCTGCGGGGCCTGGCATACCTCCGGGAGAAACACCAGATCATGCACCGAGGTAAGGGGAGGGCACCCCGGCCTTGGGGCCTGCGGGGCGGCGGTGCCCTCACTTCTGGCTCTGCCCCCAGACGTGAAGCCATCCAACATCCTCGTCAACTCCCGGGGGGAGAtcaagctgtgtgactttggggtgAGCGGCCAGCTCATCGACTCCATGGCCAACTCCTTCGTGGGCACGCGGTCCTACATGTCTGTGAGTCCTTTCTCGACCCACTGTGCCCCCGGGCTCTTTTGCAGTCCTCCCTGCCACCAACCCAGTCAGTGTTTCCCCGATTTCCAGGTTTTCCAGAAACCTACTCTTCCCTGTTGTGCCATTTCTATCTTTGCTgggtttttcctttcctttgaattTCCAGTCTCCTTCGTCGTCTCACTTGGGTTTCTGTCTCTCTGCccagctcctctctgctgctAGTAAAAGTCCAGTTGAGGAGAATCGTCAGTCAATTTCTGAGCCAGGCAACTGGTCCTGCATTATTTTCGTAGCCATCCAGgcaattttaagaataaattatGAGAAGTCAGTCTTGGGATTGTCCTGAGAGCAAGACGTCCCTGGGCAGGGTGCTGTCCAGCTATGGGTTGTGGGTCTGTGGGGGGCTGCTGTCAGCTCAGATGGATGGAGTGGAGGGAGGAAACGGAATGGCTTGCTTTCTGTCACTGGGTCTCTGGAGGGATCCCAGAGTGGGACAAGGGTGCAGGGGGACCCCAGGGTGCCAGTCCCTCCTCATCACCCTCAGGgtgtctctccctgtctccccgCAGCCGGAGCGGCTACAAGGCACCCACTACTCAGTGCAGTCAGACATCTGGAGCATGGGCCTGTCCCTGGTGGAACTGTCCATCGGAAGGTACCCCATCCCCCCGCCGGACGCCAAGGAGCTGGAGGCCATATTCGGTCGGCCCATGGTTGATGGCGCGGAAGGAGAACCTCCCAGCATCTCACCACGGCCGAGGCCCCCCGGACGCCCCATCAGCGGTAGGGCTCCAGGCTGGGGCTTCCGGCTTGGATGGGCCCCAGAGCCTAGGGATGGCAGCTGCCTCCCCACGGGCCCCTCTCAGTGCCACCTGTCCCCCTGGGCCGTGCTCCCTGCGGTCAGCAGTCCTCAGATGGTCCTGTGGCTTCTGGGGACAGCACTGCAAGTGCCCCAGACCCTCCCGTCTGGGGCCGCTGCACCTGTTGCTGCCAGCTGGCTGCATTGAGAGGCTCAGTCCTCAGCCAAGgcgggggtggggtagggggctgGTTTCTCCCACATTTTATCACGAGAACGTTCAAGCATACAGAAAAGCCGAAGGGTTGCCCAGCAAGCAGGCTCGCACCCACCACCTGCCGTGGCTGTTCTCCTGTGTCAGGCCCAGCCTTTCGGGGAGTGCAGATTGAAAGGAATTCAACTCAGGGTCTCCTCCAGTGGCTGCTTAGCTTCAGCCCTGTTGCACAGCCCAGTGTGGGCGGGAAGAGGGGTATCCCGCAGAGGCCTTGTGGTACCTGGACCAGCCACCTGTGAGATTCAGGCTGATGCTTGCACCATATTGAGGGCTGGCTCAGGGTCAGGGTCAAGGTCACAGCTCAGATGGTATAATTAGGCAATGGCACTTAGGGatctgtgactttatttttcaaaagtcaaGTGACCAGAAAAGAGTTAAGTTTGAGAGCAGAGGACCATGCAGTGGACTGCAGTTGATTGGCTGGCTCCTAACAGCTTTATCGGGATAGAATTCACATAGCGAAGGACCCACTCAGTTCAGGCTAATAACACTGGGTTTCTGTACCTTCACAAGGATGTCCGACCACCACCTTATCTGAGTCCAGAGCATCCTTGTCACCTCAGAAGGAACCCCcgtccctctcccctcccctgacAGCCAGGAACccactctctgtctctgtggattggCGTGTTCAAGACGTTTCCCATTAGTGGAATCACACCCTGTGTGTCTTGTGTCTGCTTGGGGCCTGTCCACGTCACAAGTGTTGGTGCCTAGCTCCTTTTTTATGGTCACATAATATTCCACTGCGTAGCACCTGTTCGCTGTGGACAGACACTTGTGTCATCAGTTGGTTTTCACAATATTTTCAAGCCCAGACCCTCTGCTTCCCTGCTGCCATGCCCAGACTGCTAGGCTATTGCAACTTCCTCTGAGGGGAGAACCTCCCCCACCCAAATCTGTGTCCCCAGACCGTGGCCCCACCTTTCCCTGCCTGACTCCCAAATGGTGCCCCAACCTTCCAGGCAGGGAGGAGCAGTGGGCTATGCCAGGCCATTCGCCTGCCAGCACCTCCCCAGCCCGGCCCCAGCCCAAGTGCCCGTTTCAGGCCAGGGGACAGAAGGCAAAAGTCCAGCTGCCAAATGCAGGCCTTGCCAGCTGGGTCTAAGACAGGGGTCAGCCACCCCAGCCGGCCACCACTATGAGCCCACAGGTCTGGGCAAGGTCATACACACAGCTGCCCGCCCActgccagccccacccccaccccccgccaaacACCCTGCCCGCACAGGGAGCAGGGGTTTGGATCTGGGACAGCCCAGACGCAGCCCCATGCCAGATGTATGCCTTGTCAACCAACGTTCCTGTTTGTTTCCATGTTTggggtttgtttcctttttctcattcaCTGGAGGGTCAGGAGAGAAGTTCCTTTCCCAGGAGGGCAGCCGGGCCAGAGAGCCTGCCCTCTGGTTCGGGCCGGGTGGGAAGAGGGTGGTCGGCCTCGTGTTCCACACACTCAGGCCTTGATGCCAGACAGAAGCACAGTGGCCACCTGGCCATCTCACCCGAATTCGTTTCTGCCCCGAGCAGGTCACGGGATGGACAGCCGGCCGGCCATGGCGATCTTTGAGCTGCTGGACTACATTGTGAACGAGGTGCGTGCCCAGAGCCCTGCTGGCAGATTGTCCACACCAGCAGGAGTAAGCTATTGCTGTTGGAAGGCATCCCCCCCAGAAGAGAATTGGACACGTAGACCACAGTGTGTGCAGGGGAGGGGCCGCAGGGAGAGATGGAGACCCTAGTCTTCAATAGGATGTTATGTTACCAGGTGTGAAGACGTGTGGCCTCACTTCTACCTGTGATATATAGACCTATTCTCCCCAAGGGGCTGTTTTCTTATCTTTATAGAGATGAACCCAGAATTGTCACTTTGAGCCCAGGGGCTAAGTGCTGGGCCCCAGGCGCCCTGACACCCGCACCTCCTTCTCTGAGCATcttggtgtctgtgtgtgaggtCGTGCGTCCTCTCACTTCCTCAGAGAAGGTTCAGGCGTCCCCCTCCCCTCAGGGAGCCCCCAGCCCATGAGGGCAGTGCAGATGCCCACTGTACAGATGGGTACATCAGGGCATGAGGAGGGGAACAGCATAGGGCCCAGCAGGAACTGAC
Proteins encoded in this window:
- the MAP2K2 gene encoding dual specificity mitogen-activated protein kinase kinase 2 isoform X3; amino-acid sequence: MLICVEGQHPRPVPPSVDSGRTGCSHLPDSVNIPVQVCSWVCVLSAQLIHLEIKPAIRNQIIRELQVLHECNSPYIVGFYGAFYSDGEISICMEHMDGGSLDQVLKEAKRIPEEILGKVSIAVLRGLAYLREKHQIMHRDVKPSNILVNSRGEIKLCDFGVSGQLIDSMANSFVGTRSYMSPERLQGTHYSVQSDIWSMGLSLVELSIGRYPIPPPDAKELEAIFGRPMVDGAEGEPPSISPRPRPPGRPISGHGMDSRPAMAIFELLDYIVNEPPPKLPNGVFTQDFQEFVNKCLIKNPAERADLKMLMNHTFIKRSEVEEVDFAGWLCKTLRLNQPSTPTRTAV